One genomic region from Campylobacter concisus encodes:
- a CDS encoding UDP pyrophosphate synthase has translation MNELNHLAIIMDGNGRWAKKRGFLRTNGHEAGANVVSDMCEFCIDNGVKILSLYAFSTENWKRPQKEVEFLMNLLKKFLISKRVDFIKNGIKFNTIGDISPFSDELKNEIEITKNATRENKNLLLNLAINYGSKDEIIRAVRKLTLEGCEINEASLNTALDESEPVDLLIRTGGESRLSNFMLWQASYAELFFTPTLWPDFSKDELASIVSKFKNIERRFGGV, from the coding sequence TTGAATGAATTAAACCACCTTGCTATTATCATGGATGGAAATGGACGCTGGGCTAAAAAACGTGGATTTTTACGGACAAATGGGCACGAAGCTGGAGCAAATGTAGTAAGCGATATGTGCGAATTTTGTATCGATAATGGAGTGAAAATTTTAAGTCTTTACGCATTTAGTACCGAAAACTGGAAAAGGCCACAAAAAGAGGTCGAGTTTTTGATGAATTTACTTAAGAAATTTCTCATTTCAAAGCGTGTTGATTTTATAAAAAATGGGATCAAATTTAACACGATCGGCGACATTTCACCATTTAGTGATGAGCTAAAAAACGAGATAGAGATCACCAAAAATGCTACAAGAGAGAATAAAAATTTACTACTAAATTTAGCTATAAACTACGGCTCAAAAGACGAGATCATTAGAGCTGTAAGAAAGCTAACTTTAGAAGGCTGCGAGATAAACGAAGCAAGCCTAAATACGGCACTTGATGAGAGTGAGCCGGTGGATCTTCTCATTAGAACTGGTGGCGAGAGCAGGCTTTCAAATTTCATGCTCTGGCAAGCAAGCTACGCAGAGCTATTTTTTACACCAACACTTTGGCCTGACTTTAGTAAGGATGAGCTTGCAAGCATCGTTAGCAAATTCAAAAACATAGAGCGAAGATTTGGCGGAGTTTAG